A window of Maioricimonas rarisocia genomic DNA:
ATTTCGAAGCGGTCGGACCTCTCTACACCAGCCTGAGAGGATGGGCTGCCGCAACGACCCCCGCTCCGCAGTATGTGCTGTTCCTGATCCGACCTGCCGGAGCCGGCTTCGGACAGTCACTGGTCGAGCCGGGGAACGACTTGCCGTTCGAATTCGGCATCGAGTTGATCGCGGCCGACCAGCAGATCCTCAACTAGCCGGGAGGAGAATCCGATGAAGCGGACACGGGCCACGGGGGGCGACAGTCTCGAGCTGCTGCTGGACACGATCTGTAACACGTTCGGTGGGATCGTGTTCATCTCTCTGCTCATCGTCCTTATGCTGCAGTCGAGTCGGGACCGGCTGACAGCCCGGGAAACATCGTCAGTCAGCGAGCAGGATCTGGAGCTGATGCGGCTCGATCTGGCCGCCGCTGAGGTACGGGTCAAGCGGTTGCAGGAAGCACGCGCGCGTCAGATCGCGATGCTCGCCAGGCATATCCCGGACGAACTTCAGGAACGCCTTCATCATCTGAGGCAGACGACCGAGCGGCAGACGCAGCTGGAGAAGCGGGCTGCCCAAAGGAGGCAGGAAAATCTCGAGCGTTTTGAGGAGCTTCAGCATACCCACGCTGAGCGGGAGGAGATGCGGAAGCAACTTGAAGCGGCCCGCAAGGAACTGACCGAGCTCGAGTCGCAGTCCCGGATGATGGCGGACGCTCGGGTTGTTCGGCTTCCGCGTGCCCGGTCTCATCCGCCACTGCACGGGCTGCAGCTTTCGTTGTGCTACGACCGGTTGTACTTCCGGCACGATCCGGACGAGCTGCTGTCCGGACAGAGGCGTCCGAATCCGGATGACTATCTGATCACTGAAGTCGACTCGACATTCATCCGGGTCCAGCCGAAACCGACAGCCGGAATCGATCTGCGCGATCCGGAGCGTGCACGAGCACTCCTGCTGGCGCGACTGCGTCGGTTTCCGCAATCCGAGTGGAGTGTGACGGTCACGGTCTGGCCTGATTCGTTCGACGTCTGGTCTACGGCCCGGTCGATCATTGCCGACGCCGGTTACCACTACGCGTTGTTTCCGTGCAAACCGGAGACGGAGATCGTCGACCGTGGCGGACGCGAGAAAGTCCACTTCTGAGGGGAAGCGGTGGGCAGCGTGCCAACCGAGCCTGTCGTTGCTGACATCACCTGCGCGGGGGACGCTGGCCCGGTATGACGACGGCATCACGCAGTAAGCGATTTGCGACGACGCGCCTCTTCGAATCCGAAGACGGTGGCGTAAAGACTTCTGAGCGGAGGGCTTTTCATGGCTGTGCAATGGTACCTGCTGAAAGAAGAAACGGTTTCAGGACCCCTGTCGCGTGACAGTCTCCGAAAGCTGGCGACGAGTGGACGTATTCAGGCGGACGACCAGGTTCGCAAGGGGAAGGAGGGGGTCTGGGCGGCCGCAGGGGACGTACCGTGGCTTGAGCGGGCACTGAACGGTGATTCTTCCGAGGAGATCGCCGAGTTGCCGCCTCTCCCATCTCGACGCCGTCGAAAGCCCGCATCCAAACCGCCGGCGAGCAAGCAGCAGGATGGTTTGCCTCGAAGCGTCATCCTCGCCTGTTCTGCGGGTGCAGCAATGGTGCTGATGGTGATTGTTGGGACGGTGCTCCTCAGCCGTGGCGGGGAAACCGGGGAACCGGAAATTGCGGCGGCAGCTGACGTGGAGCCGGAATCATCGGTTCCGGTCGTCGAACAGACGGAGACTCTGCCGGGAGGCGATGTGTCCGAACAGGACATGCTATCGGAAGAGGATGCGCAGGATTCAGGAGACGCCGCGGACGATGCGGAGACCGACGAATCGGAGGGTGAGCATCTGGCGGCAATCGACCACGATCAGCCGAAGGATTCTCCGGAAGAACCGAACGGTCCGATGGCTCCTGATGAGCCCCCGGTGGCCGCCGCAGACCCCGATCCTGCTGTCGAGCCACCCGATCTTTCCGATGTCGCGCCCGAGCCGGTCGTGCCTCCAGTTCCCAAGGAAAAGAAACACATCACGGACGACGAGATTCGTGATTTCGATGGCGAGATCCGTCACGCCCGTCGTGCCCGGGACGCGTTTGCCCGTTATACCGCGTTCTCGCAGAGTTACATCTTCACGGAGCAGCAACAGGAAGCCGTCGCTGCCGAACTGGAACTATGGAAACAACGGGCGGAGGATGATCTCTACCGGCTTGGCAGCGACTGGGTGACTCTGGCCGAAGTGGAATCTGCACGGAAGGAAGCAAACGAACTGATTCAGCAGGCCGGGGAACGGATCGGCGAAGTCAAGTTGAGCGAGGCGGTCGAGCTCCTCGAAGAAGCGAACCGCGCCAATCCCAACGGCATCAAGGCCGCGTACGTCCTGGGCTTGCTGTACTCGCTTCCATTTGCCGGAATCAATGGTCCCGAGAAGGCCGAGCGGTACTTCCAGATCGTCCTGAGGAGGCACCCCGATCACGCGGCTGCCCTCAACAGTCTTGCGATCGCTCAGGTCAAGCAGAGACAGTACGGTCCCGCCATCGCCAACTGGGAACGGGTCGCTGATCAGTTGGGCAACCCGCCGGAAGTCGTACAGAACGTCGGCCGCTTCCTGCATCTGGTCCAGACGGATCGCCTCGCGGCGAATGACCCCATCCAGCAGCGGTTTGAGGATCTGCAGGGTGAACTGGCTGCACGTGTCCGCGGTGCCAGTTTCGAGGCGGGCACGGGCTGGCTTCACATGATCCCGGTTTTCCCCGCGGATGAGCGGGGCGTCGATCAGCAAGCGGAACCAGTCGCCGAGACGCACGACGATCTTGTCGCATGTTTCTTTGGAACGGGTTTCGTCATTGCGCCGGAGTTCGTACTGACCAATCGTCACGTGGTCTACGATGACGACCTGGGCGTCGCAGATGCTGTGGGAGTCCCCGCCACGGAGGAGGGTGGGCAGGACCGACTCGGACACGTCGCTGCGGTTTCGAAGACGACGGACCTCGCGCTGGTTCGGATTCCCGGACTCGACCGCACTCCGCTACGACTGCGCAGGGACGCGGTCGGACTGGCTACCGACGTGATGATCCTCGGGTACCCTCGCGGCGATCTTCTCGGCAGAGGACTGAAGGCAACGCGGGGGATCGTCTCGGCGATTCCGGATGTCACGCGGCAGAACGTTGGCGACTACTATCTTTTCGACGCTTCAGCCGATCATGGAAACAGCGGAGGGCCGGTGCTGGATCGGGAGGGGCAGGTGATCGCCCTGCTGACGATGGGCTATACCGAAGGGGCGCGTCTGACAGGCGGCATTCCCTCGCCCGAGGCGTGGGACTTTGCGGAAGAGCACATCGCGGATCTCGAACATGTCCACGAAGAGGTCAACGTCAAAGCGTACGATGACTGGGCCGCCATGACCGGAGCGGTCGCTCCGTCGGTTCTGCATCTGACGTGTTACTATCGGGCCGGCGTACCGACACTGCAGGCGTCCCGAGCCAACCAGGCGTCCGGCGCGAGCATCTTCGAGGACAGGACATGTCCGCGATGCATCGGCCGTTCGCGACTGACCTGCCGCCGCCGCGGCTGCGCCGGGGGGACGGTCTCCGAGAAGTACTACGTCACGCGACAGGTCGGTGTGCCTCCGAAAGTGCGTCTCGTTCAGGTCGCGCGTTTCCGCAAGAAACGCTGCGGTGGCTGCGGCGGCGCCGGTCACGTTGACTGTCCCGACTGTTCGAACGGCTTCGACCGGGCGCTGCGGTAGGAGAACATGGCGGCCGTCCCGGCGGACTCACGCTGCTCATCGAACGGAAGTGGGCTCAGCGAGTTCAGCGCTGCGTCACAGTGGCAGCATTTGAATGAATGGTTTCGCCGATGTCATCCAATTACCTCCAGACCAAGGCGCGTCGAGCCTCTCAGTTCGCCCATTACATCCGGCTGATGGATGACCGGGCCCATGAGAT
This region includes:
- a CDS encoding trypsin-like peptidase domain-containing protein, with translation MAVQWYLLKEETVSGPLSRDSLRKLATSGRIQADDQVRKGKEGVWAAAGDVPWLERALNGDSSEEIAELPPLPSRRRRKPASKPPASKQQDGLPRSVILACSAGAAMVLMVIVGTVLLSRGGETGEPEIAAAADVEPESSVPVVEQTETLPGGDVSEQDMLSEEDAQDSGDAADDAETDESEGEHLAAIDHDQPKDSPEEPNGPMAPDEPPVAAADPDPAVEPPDLSDVAPEPVVPPVPKEKKHITDDEIRDFDGEIRHARRARDAFARYTAFSQSYIFTEQQQEAVAAELELWKQRAEDDLYRLGSDWVTLAEVESARKEANELIQQAGERIGEVKLSEAVELLEEANRANPNGIKAAYVLGLLYSLPFAGINGPEKAERYFQIVLRRHPDHAAALNSLAIAQVKQRQYGPAIANWERVADQLGNPPEVVQNVGRFLHLVQTDRLAANDPIQQRFEDLQGELAARVRGASFEAGTGWLHMIPVFPADERGVDQQAEPVAETHDDLVACFFGTGFVIAPEFVLTNRHVVYDDDLGVADAVGVPATEEGGQDRLGHVAAVSKTTDLALVRIPGLDRTPLRLRRDAVGLATDVMILGYPRGDLLGRGLKATRGIVSAIPDVTRQNVGDYYLFDASADHGNSGGPVLDREGQVIALLTMGYTEGARLTGGIPSPEAWDFAEEHIADLEHVHEEVNVKAYDDWAAMTGAVAPSVLHLTCYYRAGVPTLQASRANQASGASIFEDRTCPRCIGRSRLTCRRRGCAGGTVSEKYYVTRQVGVPPKVRLVQVARFRKKRCGGCGGAGHVDCPDCSNGFDRALR